A genomic window from Arthrobacter sp. FW305-BF8 includes:
- a CDS encoding PadR family transcriptional regulator → MGKQMTEMLKGTLEGIVLALLTGKPAYGYEITTLLRDRGFADIAEGTVYALLVRIEQKGLVDVEKRPSEKGPPRKVYTLNTQGDEYLKEFWTTWSFLAERLEQLRDEGN, encoded by the coding sequence GTGGGCAAGCAAATGACGGAGATGCTCAAAGGGACGCTGGAGGGCATCGTTCTTGCCCTCCTCACCGGGAAACCGGCGTACGGGTACGAGATCACAACGCTGCTCAGGGACAGGGGCTTCGCCGATATCGCCGAGGGAACCGTGTACGCGCTGCTGGTGAGGATCGAGCAAAAGGGACTTGTCGACGTCGAGAAGCGTCCGTCAGAGAAAGGCCCGCCGCGCAAGGTGTACACGCTCAACACCCAGGGCGATGAGTACCTGAAGGAGTTCTGGACAACATGGAGCTTTCTGGCCGAGCGGCTCGAACAGCTCCGCGATGAAGGGAATTAG